Proteins co-encoded in one Anguilla anguilla isolate fAngAng1 chromosome 16, fAngAng1.pri, whole genome shotgun sequence genomic window:
- the LOC118214765 gene encoding cytochrome P450 1A1-like, which translates to MALMNLPVVGPISVCESLVAVVTVCVVYLLLRLLSTQIPEGLKRLPGPKPLPIIGNVLELSANPHLSLTAMSERYGPVFQIQIGMRPVVVLSGGETVRQALIKQGEEFSGRPDLHSFQYISDGKSLAFSTDQAGVWRGRRKLALSALRFFSTIEGSSSEYSCVLEEHISKEGEYLVERLSTVMKANGTFDPFRHIVVSVANVICGMCFGRRYSHDDQELLSIVNLSHEFSQVASTGNPADFIPFLRFLPSRTMKAFMEMNDRFTSFVQKIVREHYISYDKNNIRDITDSLIDHCEDRKLDENSNTQISDEKIVGIVNDLFGAGFDTVSTFLSWAVMYLVTYPEIQEKLHQELREKVGMDRFPRLTDKSNLPFLEAFITEVFRHSSFVPFTIPHCTTKNTSLNGFFIPKDTCVFVNQWQVNHDPTVWKEPTDFSIERFLDADGISINKLEAEKVMTFGLGKRRCIGEAIARSEVFLFLAILLQRLRFYQKPGQAPDMTPEYGLTMKHKRCQLSASLRT; encoded by the exons ATGGCACTGATGAATTTGCCAGTGGTTGGCCCGATCTCCGTATGTGAGAGCCTGGTAGCTgtggtgacagtgtgtgtggtgtatctGCTGCTGCGGCTCCTGTCCACACAGATTCCGGAGGGGCTGAAGCGGCTCCCAGGGCCGAAGCCGCTCCCCATCATTGGGAACGTGCTGGAGCTGAGCGCTAACCCTCACCTCAGCCTGACTGCCATGAGCGAACGCTACGGCCCTGTCTTCCAGATCCAGATCGGCATGCGCCCAGTGGTGGTACTCAGTGGAGGCGAAACCGTGCGACAGGCGCTAATTAAGCAAGGGGAGGAATTTTCAGGCCGGCCTGACCTGCACAGCTTCCAGTACATCAGTGATGGCAAGAGTCTGGCCTTCAGCACTGACCAGGCAGGGGTGTGGCGGGGCCGTCGTAAACTTGCGCTGAGCGCCCTGCGTTTCTTCTCCACCATCGAGGGAAGCAGCTCAGAGTACTCCTGTGTACTGGAAGAGCACATCTCCAAGGAGGGCGAGTACCTGGTGGAACGGCTCAGCACTGTCATGAAAGCCAATGGGACCTTTGATCCCTTCCGTCACATTGTGGTTTCAGTCGCCAATGTCATCTGTGGCATGTGCTTTGGCCGGCGCTACAGCCACGATGACCAAGAGCTGCTGAGCATAGTGAACTTGAGCCATGAATTCAGTCAAGTTGCAAGCACAGGCAATCCCGCAGACTTCATCCCCTTCCTGCGATTCCTGCCCAGTCGCACCATGAAAGCATTTATGGAAATGAATGACCGTTTCACTTCATTTGTGCAGAAGATTGTCAGGGAGCACTACATCTCCTATGATAAG AACAATATTCGTGATATCACTGACTCCCTCATTGATCACTGCGAGGACAGAAAACTGGATGAAAACTCCAACACCCAGATCTCTGATGAAAAAATTGTTGGAATTGTTAATGACCTCTTTGGAGCCG GATTTGATACTGTCAGCACGTTTTTGTCATGGGCGGTCATGTACTTGGTTACCTACCCTGAAATTCAAGAGAAACTCCATCAAGAACTAA GAGAAAAAGTGGGAATGGATCGCTTCCCCCGTCTCACTGACAAATCGAATCTACCCTTCCTGGAGGCTTTCATAACGGAGGTCTTCCGCCACTCTTCCTTCGTGCCTTTTACCATCCCCCACTG CACCACTAAAAATACATCACTCAATGGATTCTTCATCCCAAAGGACACTTGTGTCTTTGTCAACCAGTGGCAAGTCAACCATGACCC TACCGTGTGGAAAGAGCCCACTGATTTCAGCATAGAGCGTTTTCTCGATGCTGATGGCATTAGCATCAACAAACTGGAGGCAGAGAAAGTGATGACGTTTGGCCTGGGCAAGAGGCGTTGCATTGGCGAGGCCATTGCGCGATCCGaagtcttcctcttcctggccaTCCTGCTCCAGAGGTTACGTTTCTATCAAAAGCCAGGGCAAGCACCGGATATGACTCCGGAGTATGGGCTCACCATGAAGCACAAGCGATGCCAGTTGAGTGCCAGCCTGAGGACATGA
- the edc3 gene encoding enhancer of mRNA-decapping protein 3, whose protein sequence is MAADWLGSLVSINCGVTLGVYQGEVSSVDQVSQTISLKQPFHNGIKCPVPEVTFSAMDIKELKILDIRNGSGQVGGADFGPASLGHYGRNGRGGASGAPASSAPVAVPRKGELRSQEGLSSPQQCSKSYGERYLEGPGQTKGFRRRHNSWSSSSRGPSQATPKKNGLKNGGGAMKNKDDECFGDGMDEGLDTDFDFEGNLALFDKAAVFSQIDTSERRGNGVRSRGTPGERTPSRYRHDENILEGKPIVYRQITVPQHSGKEYCTDSGLVVPSVPYELHKRLLSAAERHGLSLERRLEMTGVCASQMALTLLGGPNRLTPKNVHQRPAVALLCGPHVQGAQGISCGRHLANHEVEVILFLPNFVKMLESITNELTLFSKTGGKQVSSVKDLPDTPVDLVINCLDCHENAFLRDQPWYRAAADWANQNRAPVLSIDPPVSGQEQAVEAKWSLSLGLPLPLAESAGRVYLCDIGVPRQVFQEVGIKYHSPFGCKFVIPLHST, encoded by the exons ATGGCTGCAGACTGGTTGGGGAGTCTGGTGTCAATAAATTGTGGAGTGACACTAGGGGTGTATCAGGGAGAGGTGTCCTCGGTGGACCAAGTCAGCCAGACCATCTCTCTCAAACAGCCCTTTCACAATGGGATCAAGTGTCCTGTCCCGGAGGTCACTTTTAG TGCTATGGATATCAAGGAGTTGAAGATCCTGGACATTAGAAATGGCAGCGGCCAGGTGGGTGGGGCCGACTTTGGCCCCGCCTCCTTGGGACACTACGGACGGAATGGCAGGGGCGGAGCCTCCGGGGCCCCTGCCAGCAGCGCCCCAGTGGCAGTTCCGCGTAAAGGTGAGCTGAGGTCACAGGAGGGCCTCAGCTCACCACAGCAGTGTTCCAAAAGCTATGGGGAGAGATACCTCGAGGGCCCGGGGCAGACCAAGGGCTTTCGCCGCAGACACAACTCCT GGTCGTCCAGCAGCAGAGGCCCGAGCCAGGCCACGCCCAAGAAGAACGGTCTGAAGAACGGAGGGGGGGCCATGAAGAACAAAGACGACGAGTGTTTCGGGGACGGGATGGACGAGGGTCTGGACACGGACTTCGACTTCGAGGGCAACCTGGCGCTGTTCGACAAGGCCGCCGTCTTCTCGCAGATCGACACGTCGGAGCGCCGCGGCAACGGGGTGCGGTCCCGCGGAACGCCCGGGGAGCGGACGCCCTCCCGCTACCGCCACGACGAGAACATTCTGGAGGGCAAACCCATCGTCTACCGCCAGATCACTGTACCACAACACAGCGGGAAAGAGTACTGCACTG ACTCGGGGCTGGTGGTGCCCAGCGTGCCCTACGAGCTGCACAAGCGGCTGCTGTCGGCGGCGGAGCGGCACGGCCTCTCGCTGGAGCGCCGGCTGGAGATGACGGGCGTGTGCGCCAGCCAGATGGCCCTGACGCTGCTGGGGGGGCCCAACAG GTTGACCCCGAAGAACGTGCACCAGCGCCCGGCGGTGGCCCTCCTGTGCGGGCCGCACGTGCAGGGGGCGCAGGGCATCAGCTGCGGCCGCCACCTGGCCAACCACGAGGTGGAGGTCATCCTCTTCCTGCCCAACTTCGTCAAGATGCTGGAGTCCATCACCAATGAACTCACGCTCTTCAGCAAGACGGGCGGAAAGCAGGTGTCCAGCGTCAAAG ACTTGCCGGATACTCCAGTGGACCTGGTCATCAACTGTCTGGACTGTCACGAAAACGCCTTTCTGAGGGACCAGCCCTGGTACCGGGCAGCAGCGGACTGGGCCAACCAGAACCGGGCGCCGGTGCTGAGCATCGACCCTCCGGTGAGCGGGCAGGAGCAGGCGGTGGAGGCCAAGTGGTCCCTGTCCCTGGGCCTGCCGCTGCCCCTGGCGGAGAGCGCGGGGCgggtgtacctgtgtgacaTCGGCGTGCCCCGCCAGGTCTTCCAGGAAGTGGGCATCAAATACCACTCGCCCTTCGGCTGCAAGTTTGTCATCCCCCTGCACTCCACATAG